The Microbacterium sp. W4I20 genome segment CGCGGTGACGGCAGGGGTTCCTGAAGTGCACCTTCTGTACGTATCCGGGGATGTGCTGCCGCGACGATACGAGATCGCGACGACCGGCACGACGGTGGTGGCGCATGCTTTGGACGTGAGCGGGAGACCGCAGGAGTTGGTGGAGCGGGTGAGGCAACTCGGCGCAGCGCTCGTGACTGCATCTCACTCGGCACGCTGACTCGACTGAAGTCGCGGTTGACCCAAATCGCGTCGCTGCTTACCGCGAAGCTCGTCGACGAGATCACCGACACCCACTCGCGCAAGGGACGCGAGGCGTGGGCGCAGGGAGTGTCGAACGTGCTGTCGGGGATCTTCGGCGGCATGGGCGGCTGCGCGGTGATCGGTCAGACGATGATTAACGTGAAGGCGTCCGGCGCACGCACCCGTATCTCGACGTTCTGTGCCGGGATCTTCCTGTTTCTGCTCGTCGTGTTCGGTGACTTCGTCGGGACGATCCCGATGGCAGCGCTGGTGGCCGTGATGATCATGGTCGCGATCGGCGCGTTCGACTGGCACAGCGTGCGTCCGTCGACGTTGAAGCGGATGCCGAAGAGCGAGACGTTCGTGATGGTCTCGACGGTCGTGCTGGTGCTGCTGACGCACAACCTGGTGCCAGGATCGGGTCGACGGTCGCACTGGGCTTCCCGGCGGAGCTCCTCTGGTAGGCGCCACCTTCCACGGTAGCCGCAGTCGGGCCCAACCCTTTGCCCGGCCCCGTTTGCAGCCGTCGACGCTAGGCGGGGCAAGCCGAGGGGTGAACCGCTGCGCCACCTGCGGCCCAAAATGGCACAGGCTAGGAGAACCCTCGCTGCGGCGCGAAACACTACGCTAGAGCCGTGACGCGCCCCACCTGGAATGAGATCACCGCTCGCGCCGCTCGCTTCGCGGCAGATTGGAAAGACGAGTGGTACGAAAAAGGTGAAGCCCAATCGTTCTGGACCGAACTCCTCGCCGTGTTCGGAATCGACCGCCGGCGCGCGGGAGGATACTTCGAGTACGCCGTGAAGTTGGCCGGGAATAGGCATGGCTACGTCGACATGTTCCTACCTGGGAAGCTCTTGGTCGAGCAAAAGAGTGCAGGCCGTGATCTCGGAGCGGCTCAGACACAAGCATTGGGGTACCTCGACGGTGTCCCTGATATCGATCTGCCAATCGCGATTGTGGCCAGCGACTTCCAGACATTCCAGTTACTCGACTTGGATTCGCGACAGGTTTGGTCGTTCCGACTGGAAGAACTAGCTGAGCACGTTCGGCTCTTCGGGTTTCTCGTCGACGAGGCTGCCCGCATGCCGGAGGAACAATCTCCAGTCAACAGAGACGCAGCCGAACGAATGGCCGCGCTCCACGAAGCGCTATACGAATCAGGGTTCACCGGACGTCGCCTCGAACTATTCCTCATGCGGCTCGTGTTCTGCCAGTTTGCCGATGACGCCAATATCTTCGAAAAGGGTGAATTTGAGGCCTATCTTCAGAACCGTACTTCTTATGACGGATCAGATCTTGGCCCGAGACTTTCGAAACTTTTCGAGGTTCTAAACACGCCACCCGAAGAGCGGTCCACGATGCTCGACGAAGATCTCAAGGTATTCCCATACATCAATGGTGGCCTCTTTTCTGAAACGACAACGGTGCCTGATTTTGACTCCAGCCTGCGTCACCAACTCCTACTGACGTGCCGGCCGGATTGGTCGAAGGTATCGCCAGCGATTTTCGGATCTATGTTTCAAGGGGTGATGGATGTAAATGAGCGACACAGCATCGGAGCACATTACACAAGTGAAGAAAACATACTCCGACTGATACAGCCTCTCTTTTTGGATAGCCTCTACGCCGAGTATGAAGCGATACCCAAGAACAAGAACCGCATCAAGGCGCTGAACCAACTACACGACAAAATTGCGAGACTTGGCTTCCTCGACCCAGCGTGCGGTTGCGGGAACTTCTTGGTGATCGCCTATCGAGAGCTCCGAAAACTCGAACATCGAATCGTCGCCGACATCCAGGGCGACCGTGTGATACTGACTGATGTCGGGGACCTTCTCAAGGTACGCGTCGAGCAGTTCAGTGGTATCGAACTTCTCGAATTTCCGGCCATGATCGCCCGGACTGCGCTGTGGCTTACCGATCATCAGATGAATCTCGAAGCTTCACATCGGTTCGGCCGACACTACTCGCGAATTCCACTAACAGACGGCGCTCACATCGTTCGGGGAAATGCGCTCACTCTTGATTGGCAAGAGGCGCGTTCACCCGAAAACACTGACTATATCCTCGGTAACCCTCCGTTTCTTGGTTCGAGATCAATGAGCGTTGAGCAAAAGTCGGAGCTCAGGACGGTTGGCTCAGATATACGCGAGTCTGGCTTTCTAGACTTCGTCGCCGCCTGGTATATCCTGGCCGGCAGATTTGCTGACCTCAATCCGAACATCGAGATCGGATTCGTATCCACTAACTCGATCGCGCAAGGCGAGCAACCGGGCATATTTTGGCCTCCCCTGTTTGCGGATGGCTTCCACATCAACTTCGCTCACCAGACGTTCGTGTGGACCAACGAAGCCCGCGGAGTGGCGCACGTCCACTGCGTCATCATTGGGTTTTCGCAAAAGGATCGGCCACAAAAGGAAATATATTCGTACGAGGGAAAACGGGGGGAGCCAATTCTCGAAGTTGTCGACAAGATCAGCCCTTATCTAGTGCGGGGAACCGAAATCGTCGTCCGAAATAGGCAGACTCAGATCAGCGATCGAAAGCTGATGTCTTTCGGGAACATGCCAGCTGACGGAGGAAACCTTCTTCTAACTCCGGAAGAGCGCGACGAGCTGATCCGTGCCGATCCCGCGGCCGAACGCTGGATCCTTCCTTACGTTGGCGCAAGAGAGTTCATCAGCGGACAGGAGCGGTACTGTCTTTGGCTCGACGGGATCTCGGCTACCGAACTTCGTGGGATGCCTCAGATCTATCAACGCGTCGCCGCCGTGCGGAAGGTTCGCGAGAAGTCCGCTAGGCCGCGTCTCGCAGACACCCCCCATCTGTTCGCTCAAATTACGCAGCGACCGAACCGTCCATTTCTTCTAATTCCCGGCGTATCGTCGGAACGACGCAAGTATGTTCCTATGGGCTTTTATACCGGGGGCGTGATCGCGTCAAACGCATGTTTCGCATTGCACGACGCCTCACTCACTGATTTTGCCCTGCTAACTAGTCAGATGCATATGGATTGGTTGCGCGCCGTCGGAGGTCGACTCAAGAGCGACCTCCGCTATTCGAAGGACGTGGTATACAACAACTTCGTATTTCCGGACCTCCGACCGAGCGACGACGAACGGCTCACTAGCCTCGGTCAGGCCGTACTCGATCAGCGCGCGCAGCACCCGACTGAAACGATGGCCGCGCTCTATGACCCAATGGTGATGCCAATTGGGCTGGCGCGCGCGCACCAGGCACTTGATGCGTTCGTCGACCGTTTGTATGCGGAGAAGCCGTTCGAAGATTCTTCGTCTCGTGTGTCTTATCTGTTAGATCTGGTCGCGCGAGTCGACGCGAGCAAGGCAATCTGAATGTCTGTGTCGCCACTCGGCAGGCGTGCAGGCGAGCCCCGTCGTCGAGGTTCGTTGCGGTTCGTCCGAAGACATCAAGGTGCGCTCCTGTTATCGATGCTTTGCGCGTTTGCCGCTGGCATGTTGATTGTCATTTGGCTCGTCCCCCCGATGATGGCTGAGTATGACTCGCAGCCAATCGTTGGCAACCCGAAGGACATGGACGCCGTGAGCGCCGCTCGCCAAGCGCTGCTATGGATTGCCGGAGGGCTTATCGCGGTAGCAACACTAGTCTTTACCTACCGGCGTGATGCGATCGCGCAGAACAGCGCTGACCTGGATCGCGACGCGAACTACACGACTCGGTACACAGAGGCGATCAAACAGTTGGGCGACCTCAGTGTGCCGATTAAGCTTGGGGGCGTTTACGCCTTGGAGCGAGTAGCTCACGACTCCTCGCGAGACAGAGAAACAACATGCGCTGTGCTTGCAGCCTTCCTCCGGCACGAGTCTTCCGTTCAAGCCTTAAGATCAGGGACGGACTCGCGCCTCCCGGTTCACCTAGAGGCCGCTGCCGCGGTCCTTGGTCGGATCACGCAAAACCATGGTTTGGCCAGCGCCATGGTGATCGACCTGCGCGCCACTTACCTGCCGGGAGCAAACCTCGAGGCCGCAAATCTCGAGAAGGCCATGCTTAGCCAATCCGTCCTCGAGAGTGCGCTGCTATCGGCTGCTAACCTCGCCGGTGCACAATTTGACGGCGCTACGCTAGACGGCGCTGACCTCACTGGCGCCGTCCTGCATCGATCGGACCTATCGTTCGCGGTTATGCGCCGGATCATACTCGCCGATACCGTCGGTCACTCAGCGACGCTGTCTAATGCTGATCTCACGGACAGCATCCTGATTGGCGCTGATTTTTCAGGCTCGAACTTCGCCGGAGCTACCTTTGTCCGAGCTGATCTGACGCGCGCCTCTTTCGTTGGTGCTAGTTTTCATGATGCAAATCTGAGTGGGGCCGACCTACAGGGTGCCGATTTTTCGAACGCCGACCTAAGCGGTTGCGTCTTCGACGATGCCATTTTGTCGGACGAGACTAAGTGGCCGAGCGGCTTCGATGTGGATGCCAGCAAATCCGAATTGCCAGACAACTCTGCGTACGAGGCGGAGTGGGACGATGACTTCCACGACAAGCTGGCTTGACCGGTATACGTTGTGTCGATCAGTGCTTCACTTTGCGTATCACTTAATACGCAACGCTCTTGACGTGCGAGGTTAAAGATCCTCTACGCGAACGTCTCCCCCGAGCTAACCTGCTGCGCCACTCGCCGCAACGCCAACAACAACGGCTCCACCAGCACCGACCCCAGCACGACGTACCGCACCGCAGCCTCCGCGGATTCCGTCGGTACCCCGGCGATCTCGGCATCTGCGATCCGTCGCATACTCGCGAGGTATTCCGCCATCGCCGCATCCGGCACGACGAACCCTGCGTTCTCCAACCCCTGCAGCGCCCGGGCCACCGCGCTCAGCACCGCCGGATCACACATCCCCGGCTTCCACCCGAGCCCTTCGACGAGCCGCTCGGCCTTGGTCAGATCGAGCGCTTCATCCACCGGTGGAGTGATCGCCGCGTGCGCCGTTCCCAGCAGGTCGTGCGGCCTCTCCGGCGGATCATCCAGCGTCGCCAGCACCCGCCGCGTCTCGGCGATACTCACCCCCGCATCAAGCAGCGCCCGGATCACCCGCAGCCGCTCCACGTGCTTCTCGCCGTAGGCAGCCTGAGTCGGCGCGCTGCGCTCACCCTCGGGTAGCAACCCTTCGCGCAGGTAGTACTTGATCGTCGGCACGGTCACGCCCGTCTGGGCTGACAGTTCGGAAATTCTCATGGCCACCTCTTGACTTCGATAGTAGCGCTATCCATTATGGATAGTAGAACTATCCAACCAAGGAGACATCATGTCGAGAGTCATCAAGGGACGCATGACGCATCGCCACGAGGGCGAGCTCGTCGTGTTCCACATCGGGATGCAGATCAACCGCTGGTGGCGACCCGACCTGTGGCTGCCGACCTTCTTCGCCATGCCACCGATGCTCCGCGAACTGTCCACTGACCCCGACTCGGGCATGCTCGGCTACCAGCTGCTGTTCGGATCCGGCGGACCCTACGTCGTGCAGTACTGGTCGTCCGTCGACAAGCTCTACGCCTACGCGTCCAGCCCGTCGCAGGAGCATCGCCCCGCCTGGACCCGCTTCAACAAGATGGCGCGCAAGGCTCCAGGAGCGGTCGGCATCTGGCACGAGACCTTTCTCGTCGACCGCGCCGAGAGTGTTTACGTGTCGACCAAGCCGATGGGGTTGCCGAAGGCCACGGAGATGGTCGAGGTGGGGAAGCGGCAGGACCGGGCACAGGCGCGGTTCGCGGAGGGGCGGAGCGACCCTCGCCAGAAGGCCTCAGTGACTGACGAACGCGGCGGGATCTGAGTTCGGACCCACTGATTGCCGAGCGGCGGAAGGCGGAGCTCTCAGCCCAAGTCCTCATCGTGTCTTCCCTCGGCCCGTCATGCGGGAGCACGACCACCGACCCTTGACCGCTCGAGGTTGCTGCTGGAAGAATAGGCCTTGCAATCCAACTCACAGGAGGAATCATCTCGAAGCAATTCTGTAATTGACGCCATTTGACCGACACCCGGGAAGTACCTGGGCGGTTGGCGTTGGAGTTTGCTATGCGAGATGTACTGCCCCTCCTTGCGGAGGTCCTTCCTTCAGCCCCTTGGGCAATCGTTGCAGTGATGATTACGCGAACGCTCGTGATTCATCTTCGAGCGCACCTGCTGATCGAAGGACTGATCCAAGAGGTTCGACTCAGCCTTGCGGTCCGACGCCTTCGGGCCAATGGTGGAAAGCCTAAGCACATCCGTCGGCTGATCGAAGAAGATCAGAAGCGTCGTGATCGGCCCTCGGGCTAAAGGCTCCGTCGACGATCCGGTCGCGGCCGACCTTATCTCCGACGTCCCACTCTCCAGATGAGCCCATGCGTGCGTCCAGCAGCAGCTCGCGATGCTAAACACGCTTCCCTCTCATCGACCGTGCATTACCGGTCCACCCCCACCCCCACATCGATCCCATCCCGCGACCCCACGACCTCCGCCACCGGCACAGCATCCGCCAACCGCATCCGCTCCTCATCGCTCAACGAGATCTCGGCCGCCCCCGCATTCTCGTCCAGCCGAGCCCTCCTCCGCGTCCCCGGAATCGGCACCACGCCTTCCGACAGCACCCACGCGAGCGCCACCTGAGCGATCGTCGCCCCGCGCTCCCGCGCTACCTCCTCGACCCGCTCTACCAGCCGACGGTTCGCCGCGAAGGCCTCGGGTTGGAAGCGCGGCAGTCCGCGCCGAGCATCCTCGGGCGCCAGCTCGTCCAGCGAACGGATGCCCGACGTCAGCGTCCCACGCCCGAGCGGAGAGAACGCCACCACGCCGATGCCGAGCTCATCCGCAGTCGCCTTCTCGTCGTTGTGCAGCATGTCTCGGGCGAAGAGCGAGAACTCCGACTGCACCGCCCCGATCGGATGCACCGCGTGCGCCCGCCGCAGCGTGGGACCCGACGCCTCGGACAGCCCGATGTGCCGCACCTTACCCTCGCGCACGAGGTCGGCCAGCGCGCCGACGCTCTCCTCGATCGGCACGTTCGGATCGACCCGGTGCAGGTAGTAGAGGTCGATCACGTCCATCCCGAGGTGCCGCAGCGACCGCTCGCACGCCCGCCGGATGTACTCCGGACTGCCGTTGCGTCCGTGGACCGTGCCGTCGTCATCCGTCTCGGCCGACGCCTTCGTCGCGATCGTGATCTCGTCGCGCCGGGAGCCGAGCGCCCGCCCGATGAGCTTCTCGTTCTCGAACGGACCGTACGCCTCCGCGGTGTCGATGAACGTCACACCGATGTCGACCGCGTGCTGCAGGGTGGCGATCGCCTCCGCCTCGTCGGTCGGACCGTAGAAGGCGCTCATGCCCATCGCTCCGAGTCCGATCGATGAGACGGCGAGTCCGTCGCCGAGTGCCGAGTGCTTCATGAGTCCTCTCCTTCTGCGCGAGCTTCCTGCCCGCGCGACGCGACCACCTCGCGGTACGCGTCGATCTTGGTGTCCAATGCTTCGAGGTGCCGGCGCGTGCGCTCCATCTCTTCGAGCACGCGCTCGCGATGCGCCTGCAGGATGCTGAGCCTCCCGCCCTCCGTGCCCTCCTCGCGCGACAGGTCGGCGAGCGCCCGCATGTCGGCAACCGACATCCCCGTCGCGCGGAGCATTAGTAGCCCGCCGATCCAGGCCAAGTCGTGCTCGTCGTAGCGCCGGCGTCCGGAGACATCGCGGGGCGTCGGATCGAGCATCAACCCCTCACGCTCATAGAAGCGGAGGGTCGAGATCTTCAGTCCGGTGGCGTGCGCGACCTCACCGATTGTGAGGCCCTGCGGCGGCACGTCGACGTCGAGCGGGGGAAGGGTGATTCCGTCCATGGGTACAGCTTGCGACCTGAAGTGCGGTGCAGGTCAAGTGGGGGCGTGCGGGCGGGCAACGAGCACCCGTAGCCGAATATATTGCTTATGTCCTCATATGTGAGCTTTCATAGCCAAATGAATCAATCAAGCTCGAACAGGCGAGCGGATTCATGAACATCGAAGCCCTAACAGCAGCCCTCGTCGCACCGTCGGTGCCGCGGTGGCGGCCTACCGTAATCGGAAAGAGGAAGTACATGCCATCTCCAATCAGTCATACCTCTGCAAATCCGAACGCGTTCCTGCGTTTCGGTCGTCGCACGGTCGCCAGCACAGCCGCCGTGGCCACGATCATCGCGGGAAGCCTGCTGTGGGCAGGGCCTTCGGCCTACGCCGAGGAGGGCAGCGACGGAGTGACCGTGCAGGAAGCAGCCGTCGCTCTGGACAGCGTGAGCAGCGGGCTTGTGAAAGACGCAGTGGCGACTCAGGCCGGGCCGAGTGCAGAGACCACGCTTCAGGTCCAGGTGCCGGCGACAGCGTCGGAAGGCGTCTCCATGTCTGTGGGTGATTTCGAACTGAATATCTCCCTTCCGCATGCGACCACGGCAGACAGCGGGCAGCTTCTCGAGGATGGAACGACCGTTTACCCCTCCGATGGCGCGAGCAGCAATGCCGTCGTCCCCACAGCAGGCGGTGTCCAGCTGCTCTCGGTCCTCGAAGGCCGCGAGGCCTCGGAGAGCTATTCGTACGATCTGAACATCTCGAGCGGTCACCGGCTTGAGGCCACGGCGAACGGCGGCGCCCGGATCGTAGACGGACAGGGCACCGTGAAGGTCGAGTTCGAAGCGGCATGGGCCGAGGACGCGTCCGGAGCTGCCGTGCCCACGCATTACTCCGTCGAGGGGAACACGCTCACCCAGGTCGTGGAACACAAAGACCTGGACAATGTTTCCTATCCGATCGTGGCAGACCCGCTCCCCGTGGTCGTGTTCGTCGTCACCGGCCTAGCCTTGGTTGCCGTTGCGGCGCTCGCACTGGGCGTCGCGACGTGGCTAGTCGTCAGCTGGTGGAACACCTGCCAGGCGAGGGGCATGTACCCGGAGCTGTCCACCAGAAACGGCTTCACCGCCAGGTGCGTGCGATGAGCCAACCGCGCACCTTCAACGCCGGCGTCTCCGGAACTCCAAACGAGATCGCCGGGCGGCTCTTCATCATTGTTTGCTCCCTCGGGATAGCGATCGGAGTCGTCGCGACCGCTGGGATGCTGCTCGCGGCCAGCGCCTTCGCAACCGCCAGCACGTTCGTCGTCCCGCTCGTAGCCACATTCGAAGGCTTCCGCGACGCGGGGGGCACGAACGCGGTCACTGTCACCGGGTCCTGGACGATGACAGGTGTTGTGACGATCATCGGCGCGTTCCTCCTGTCATTCTTCCTACTTCGAAGCTCCGGATCATCGGCAGACAACAACGCGATCGTGGATCACTGACAGGAAAGGTGCCTGCAGAGCGAAGGGGCCAACTCTTAGTTGGCCCCTTCGTCGTGCGCGAAACTTCCCACAGCACACCGCCCCACTGCGCCTCGTTTACGCGCAAGGCCCGCGCGTCCGAGACCGCACCAGGAGGCGCATTCTCCTTAGTAAGGAACCCACGCATGGAAGTGAACCCACACTCCTACACGAACTCCTTCCGCAAACGGATGCGGATCCTGTTCTCGCCCCTACGCCTCGCACTCTTCATCGCCGCACTCGTCATCGCGATCGTCGGAAACGTGGTCTACATCAACAACGGCGCCGGGCCGGAATGGCTCGGCCCGGCATCGGTGATTCCGTTCTGGTCCTGCGTGATCGGGGTGTTCGTCACCGACATGAAGATGAGGCGGCTCGATCGAAAGCGCACCAACCCGCAGTGACGAATACGCTCACCGACCGGACACCACCCCCACGACTTCCTCCCGCACCCACCCACGCAGCCCGGTCGGCGTGGTCGTCGCGACGGTCCGCTCCTGCTCCGGCACGAACCCCTCGCGCATGCCGGTCGACATGCCGAGCACGGCATGCGCCATCGCCTCCGGCATCCCCGCCGCCCGCAGGCCGTCGAGCATCGCGGCATCCGACACCCGCTCGACGACGACGTGCCGCCCGAGCTCCTCCGTCAGGATCGCCCCGACCTCGGTCCACGTCAGATCCTCCGGTCCGTGCACGGCATGCACCCGGCGTCCACTCCACTCGCGGTTCAGCAGCGTCAGCGCCGCGACCTCGGCGATGTCGCGCGGAGCGACCCACGCCATCGGCGCATCCAACGGCAGAACCGTCGTCAGCCTGCCGGCCCGCAACGCCTCCACATCGAGGAGCAGGTTCGAGAAGAAGAACCCGCACCGCAGATGCGTGACGTCGATTCCGAGAGCATCCAGCGCCACCTCGGCCGCAGCGAGCCCATCGATCTCGCCGACACCGTGCCGTTTCTCGGCGCCGATGCTGCTCTGGAACACCACCCGTCCGATGCCGTTCTCGGTGACCGCCGCGACGAGCGCTTCGGTCGCCCGCGCATAGTCGGCCAGCGGATCCTCCGACATCACCGACGGATCCACCCAATACAGCGCGTCGACACCCTGCGTCGCCGCCACGACCTGCGCGGCATCCTGCGAATCCGCCTGCGCGACATCGACGTACTCGCGCAGCTCCGCATCGATGCTGTCGGGATTCCTGCTCAACAGCAGCGGACGGATGCCGGCGCGCACCAGCATCCGCGTCAGGTGGTGGCCGACATTGCCGTTCGGGGTGGTGATGGCGATGCGCATGATCGTCCTTTCGTCACGAATCCGAACACGCTAGACGCAGATGCGGCCGGATTCTGGCCGCATCTTGCGCGACTATGGAACCGTGGAATCGCCATCGAACCGCACCCTGCACCTGCTGTCGCTGCTCCAGACCGGCGGCGAATGGAACGTCGACGCCCTGGCCGACCGCCTCGAAGCCAGTCGCCGCACGGTCCGTCGCGATGCGCAACGACTCCGCGACCTCGGCTACGACGTGCGATCCCGCCCCGGTCCCGGAGCCGCGTACCGGCTGCATCCGAGCACGAAGATCCCGCCGCTGCTACTCGACGCCGACGAGGTCGCGACGATCATCACCGGCCTGCTGGTGCTCGAGACCTGGACGCCGGACGATCCCGCAGCATCCGTCGCCCGCGCGAAGCTCGAGCAGACCCTTCCCCCCGCCCTTCGCCGGCGCGCGGCCGCCACGGCACTCTCGACACAGATCCTGCAGACCGACCCGGCACCGGTCGACTTCGCCCTCGTCGGAACCCTGTCGGATGCCGTCGCCCACAGCTCCCGCGTCGCCTTCGACTACACAGACCAGCACGGCCGAGAGACCCGACGCACCGTCGAGCCGTACCGGCACTTCCTGCGCCAGCGACAGTGGTACGTCGTCGCGTACGACGTCGACCGCGAGGACTGGAGGCTGTTCCGACTCGACCGGATGCGGGAGGCGCGGATGCTGCCCGGCGTGCACGCCGGACGGGAGTTTCCGTTCGACTCGATCGAAGGATGGTTGACGAGCGACTTCGGGCGGAGCGGAGGCGCGGGGTGAGCGTGTCGACGTCTCTCAACGACCCTCCTCGTCGATGACCTCAACGGCATTGCCCCACACCCAGCAGCGGAATCGCTGATCGACGGCGCGGAACTCGATGCCTGCCGCTTTCGGCGTGGACCGCACCAGGACGGCATCCACTCGGATCGATTCCGGGCCGAACCTCACCCATGCCCGCACGCGACGCTGCAGTCGATACGGGTACACCGTGAGCGGCTGGTCGGCCATGGCGAGCTCACGATCGGTCAGGGACTGCAGCGGTCCGTGCTTCGACGCGGCGACGATCGACTGCGCCTGCGACCGCAGATCGTAGTGCGCCGCCAGCGACGGACCGGGGTTCCCCATGCCGGCGTTCCTTTCTCCGGCCGAGGTGGTCAGCCTACGGCGAGGCACCGACGGACCGAGTGCGCGGGTCAGTCGCGGCTCTGGGTCAGGCGAAGGTCCCCAGATCTGTGACGGTCGCGGTCGTGGGGTCCCAGAGCCGCAGGCCCGTCGCGCGTCCGTGGATCTCACCTCCCACGTGCTCGAGCGCTGCCGGGAGGTCGACGACTCGCAGTCGGCGGGCGAGGGTGACGTGCGGGGTCCAGTTGCCCGGAGTCGTGTGCGGGGCATCGTCCCCGGTGCCGGCAACGGCGTGCACGGCCGCGTGGATGTCGAGGAGTTCGGCGGTCGGGACGATGCTGCGGGCCAGCACCCGGCGCTCGCCCGTGCCGAACAGCAGGGGTGCGCTGAGCGTGACCTCGATCGGCGAGCGCTGGAGGAGCGCGTGCGCGTCGAACGGGTCCAGCTCGGTACGCACGAGGAGGGTCACGTGGGGGCGGTTGCTCGTCGACGTGTGGTGAGCGAGGCTCGACACCCCGAGTGCGGCGAGCGCATCCCACTCGGCGCGGACAGCCGCCTCCGTTGCTCTATCGAGGAGCAACTCGATCGACAGGAAGGAGCGCTTCGGCTCGGGATCTCGCACGCTCCGATTATGTCGCCCTGAGTCTCAGCATCCGCCTCCCTGTCCTCATTCGTCGACAGTCGATTCCCAGCCTCGACCTCCTAGAGTGAGACGTCGCCGACAGCGGAG includes the following:
- a CDS encoding DNA methyltransferase, which translates into the protein MTRPTWNEITARAARFAADWKDEWYEKGEAQSFWTELLAVFGIDRRRAGGYFEYAVKLAGNRHGYVDMFLPGKLLVEQKSAGRDLGAAQTQALGYLDGVPDIDLPIAIVASDFQTFQLLDLDSRQVWSFRLEELAEHVRLFGFLVDEAARMPEEQSPVNRDAAERMAALHEALYESGFTGRRLELFLMRLVFCQFADDANIFEKGEFEAYLQNRTSYDGSDLGPRLSKLFEVLNTPPEERSTMLDEDLKVFPYINGGLFSETTTVPDFDSSLRHQLLLTCRPDWSKVSPAIFGSMFQGVMDVNERHSIGAHYTSEENILRLIQPLFLDSLYAEYEAIPKNKNRIKALNQLHDKIARLGFLDPACGCGNFLVIAYRELRKLEHRIVADIQGDRVILTDVGDLLKVRVEQFSGIELLEFPAMIARTALWLTDHQMNLEASHRFGRHYSRIPLTDGAHIVRGNALTLDWQEARSPENTDYILGNPPFLGSRSMSVEQKSELRTVGSDIRESGFLDFVAAWYILAGRFADLNPNIEIGFVSTNSIAQGEQPGIFWPPLFADGFHINFAHQTFVWTNEARGVAHVHCVIIGFSQKDRPQKEIYSYEGKRGEPILEVVDKISPYLVRGTEIVVRNRQTQISDRKLMSFGNMPADGGNLLLTPEERDELIRADPAAERWILPYVGAREFISGQERYCLWLDGISATELRGMPQIYQRVAAVRKVREKSARPRLADTPHLFAQITQRPNRPFLLIPGVSSERRKYVPMGFYTGGVIASNACFALHDASLTDFALLTSQMHMDWLRAVGGRLKSDLRYSKDVVYNNFVFPDLRPSDDERLTSLGQAVLDQRAQHPTETMAALYDPMVMPIGLARAHQALDAFVDRLYAEKPFEDSSSRVSYLLDLVARVDASKAI
- a CDS encoding pentapeptide repeat-containing protein; its protein translation is MLIVIWLVPPMMAEYDSQPIVGNPKDMDAVSAARQALLWIAGGLIAVATLVFTYRRDAIAQNSADLDRDANYTTRYTEAIKQLGDLSVPIKLGGVYALERVAHDSSRDRETTCAVLAAFLRHESSVQALRSGTDSRLPVHLEAAAAVLGRITQNHGLASAMVIDLRATYLPGANLEAANLEKAMLSQSVLESALLSAANLAGAQFDGATLDGADLTGAVLHRSDLSFAVMRRIILADTVGHSATLSNADLTDSILIGADFSGSNFAGATFVRADLTRASFVGASFHDANLSGADLQGADFSNADLSGCVFDDAILSDETKWPSGFDVDASKSELPDNSAYEAEWDDDFHDKLA
- a CDS encoding MerR family transcriptional regulator; amino-acid sequence: MDGITLPPLDVDVPPQGLTIGEVAHATGLKISTLRFYEREGLMLDPTPRDVSGRRRYDEHDLAWIGGLLMLRATGMSVADMRALADLSREEGTEGGRLSILQAHRERVLEEMERTRRHLEALDTKIDAYREVVASRGQEARAEGEDS
- a CDS encoding NAD(P)H-binding protein is translated as MRIAITTPNGNVGHHLTRMLVRAGIRPLLLSRNPDSIDAELREYVDVAQADSQDAAQVVAATQGVDALYWVDPSVMSEDPLADYARATEALVAAVTENGIGRVVFQSSIGAEKRHGVGEIDGLAAAEVALDALGIDVTHLRCGFFFSNLLLDVEALRAGRLTTVLPLDAPMAWVAPRDIAEVAALTLLNREWSGRRVHAVHGPEDLTWTEVGAILTEELGRHVVVERVSDAAMLDGLRAAGMPEAMAHAVLGMSTGMREGFVPEQERTVATTTPTGLRGWVREEVVGVVSGR
- a CDS encoding aldo/keto reductase; translated protein: MKHSALGDGLAVSSIGLGAMGMSAFYGPTDEAEAIATLQHAVDIGVTFIDTAEAYGPFENEKLIGRALGSRRDEITIATKASAETDDDGTVHGRNGSPEYIRRACERSLRHLGMDVIDLYYLHRVDPNVPIEESVGALADLVREGKVRHIGLSEASGPTLRRAHAVHPIGAVQSEFSLFARDMLHNDEKATADELGIGVVAFSPLGRGTLTSGIRSLDELAPEDARRGLPRFQPEAFAANRRLVERVEEVARERGATIAQVALAWVLSEGVVPIPGTRRRARLDENAGAAEISLSDEERMRLADAVPVAEVVGSRDGIDVGVGVDR
- a CDS encoding MerR family transcriptional regulator; translation: MRISELSAQTGVTVPTIKYYLREGLLPEGERSAPTQAAYGEKHVERLRVIRALLDAGVSIAETRRVLATLDDPPERPHDLLGTAHAAITPPVDEALDLTKAERLVEGLGWKPGMCDPAVLSAVARALQGLENAGFVVPDAAMAEYLASMRRIADAEIAGVPTESAEAAVRYVVLGSVLVEPLLLALRRVAQQVSSGETFA
- a CDS encoding YafY family protein — its product is MESPSNRTLHLLSLLQTGGEWNVDALADRLEASRRTVRRDAQRLRDLGYDVRSRPGPGAAYRLHPSTKIPPLLLDADEVATIITGLLVLETWTPDDPAASVARAKLEQTLPPALRRRAAATALSTQILQTDPAPVDFALVGTLSDAVAHSSRVAFDYTDQHGRETRRTVEPYRHFLRQRQWYVVAYDVDREDWRLFRLDRMREARMLPGVHAGREFPFDSIEGWLTSDFGRSGGAG
- a CDS encoding 2'-5' RNA ligase family protein; its protein translation is MRDPEPKRSFLSIELLLDRATEAAVRAEWDALAALGVSSLAHHTSTSNRPHVTLLVRTELDPFDAHALLQRSPIEVTLSAPLLFGTGERRVLARSIVPTAELLDIHAAVHAVAGTGDDAPHTTPGNWTPHVTLARRLRVVDLPAALEHVGGEIHGRATGLRLWDPTTATVTDLGTFA
- a CDS encoding DUF4188 domain-containing protein yields the protein MSRVIKGRMTHRHEGELVVFHIGMQINRWWRPDLWLPTFFAMPPMLRELSTDPDSGMLGYQLLFGSGGPYVVQYWSSVDKLYAYASSPSQEHRPAWTRFNKMARKAPGAVGIWHETFLVDRAESVYVSTKPMGLPKATEMVEVGKRQDRAQARFAEGRSDPRQKASVTDERGGI